The DNA region ATCTCCTCGGCCGGCATCCGGGACGCGATGTCGAGGTACACGCCGCCGTGCGGAGTGCCACGGCCCGCTTTGACCTCTTCGTTGATGGCGCGGGCCACCTCGTCGCGGGGGAGCAGGTCAGGGGTGCGGCGTGCCGAGTCGTTGTCCTTGAGCCACTGGTCGGCCTCCTCCTCCGTCTCGGCGTACTGCCCTTTGAAGACGTCGGGGATGTAGTTGAACATGAACCGCTTGCCCTCGGAGTTCTTCAGAACTCCACCGTCACCGCGCACGCCCTCGGTGACGAGGATTCCCTTCACCGACAGCGGCCAGACCATGCCGGTCGGGTGGAACTGGATGAACTCCATGTTGATCAGGCCCGAGCCGGCGCGCAGCGCGAGTGCATGACCGTCGCCGGTGTACTCCCACGAGTTCGACGACACCTTGAAGGACTTGCCGATGCCGCCGGTGGCCAGCACGATGGCCGGCGCCTCGAACAGCACGAACTTGCCGGTCTCGCGGTAGTAGCCGAACGCCCCCGCGATCTTGCCGCCGTCCTTGATCAGATCCGTGATCGAGCATTCGTGGAAGACCCGGATGCGGGCGTCGTAGTCGCCCAGTTCCCTCTTGTCCTCCTGCTGCAGCGACACGATCTTCTGCTGCAGGGTGCGGATGATCTCCAGCCCGGTGCGGTCGCCGACGTGCGCCAGCCGCGGGTAGGTGTGCCCGCCGAAGTTGCGCTGGCTGATCTTGCCGTCCTTGGTGCGGTCGAACAGCGCACCGTAGGTCTCGAGCTCCCAGACCCGGTCGGGGGCTTCCTGGGCGTGCAGTTCCGCCATCCGCCAGTTGTTCAGGAACTTGCCGCCACGCATGGTGTCACCGAAGTGCACCTGCCAGGAGTCCTTGGTGTTGACGTTGCGCATCGCCGCCGCGCAGCCGCCCTCGGCCATCACGGTGTGGGCCTTGCCGAACAACGACTTGGTCACCACCGCGACGCGCAGGCCACGTTCGCGTGCCTCGATCACCGCGCGAAGACCTGCACCGCCGGCACCGATCACGACGACGTCGTATTCGTGCCGTTCCAACTGCGCTTCGTCCGAAGCCATCAAATCTCACTCATCTTTCGAAAATACGGTTGTGAACAAAGTTGTCAGCCAATGAATCTCAGGTCGGAGATGGTCCCGCTGGCCACCAGCATGATGTAGAAGTCGGTGAACATCAGGGTGCCCAGCGTGACCCATGCGTAGAGCTTGTGCCGAACGTTGAGCTTGCTGATCTGCGTCCACATCCAGTAGCGGACAGGGTGCTTGGAGAAGTGCTTGAGTCTGCCGCCGGCGACGTGCCGGCACGAGTGGCAGGAGATGGTGTAGACCCACAGCATCACGACGTTGGTGACCAGGATGACATTGCCCAGACCGAAGCCGAAGCCGGTCGGCGAGTGGAAGGCCTTGATCGCGTCGTAGGTGTTGATCACCGAGATGATCGCGGCGATGTAGAAGAAGTACCGGTGGGTGTTCTGAATGACCAGCGGAAAGCGGGTCTCTCCAGTGTATTTCGCGTGTGGCTCGGCGACTGCGCACGCTGTCGGGGCCTGCCACACCGTCCGGTAGTAGGCACCGCGGTAGTAGTAGCAGGTCAACCGGAACAGCAGCAGGAACGGCAGCGACAGTGCCGCATACGGCAGCCACCACACGTCCGGGAGGAACTGGCCGAAGTGGCTGGCCTCGGGGATGCACCCGGATTGGGTGGCCTCGTTCCACTTGACCACGCACGGTGAGTAGAACGGCGTCAGGTAGTGGTAATCGGCGACGTAGTAGTTGTTCTGCATGAACGCCCGCACCGTCGCGTAGATGATGAACGCGGCGAACCCCAGGTCGGTGACGATCGGCGACTTCAGCCAATTGTCGGTACGCAGAGTGCGTTGCGCGATCTGCGCACGGCGAGGCGAAAAAACGCCGGTCGCTTTGCGGTCGGCGGTAGGTGCGCTCACGGTTGCCTTTCTATGCTGTTGTACCCCCGGACGCGTGCCGCTGTTCTGGGCACGCGGCGCTCATCGCGTCCCGCCGAGACCTTCGTCGTCGACGCCGCGCCAGAAGTCCGTGTCGTACTGAGTATCAGGGATCGCAATACGCTCGCCGACGTGGTGGTGTCCGCTGACGCCACGGGCGAGTTCGAGCTCTTCTGCGTCGATGTCGAGTCTGTCGATGTCGTTGAGGATGCGTTCGGCGTCGTTCACGATGCGACGGGTAGCTGGGCTATCCCCGTATCGCGACGCAAGCGACGTCACGCACCGCCGAAGGTTTCCGATGAGATCGTGAAGTTCGGCGAGTTCGGTGGTACTGGACAAGTGACCTCCTTGGGCTGAAGGGTGTCATGGATCACATTACGCAATCGATGCTAGTCACAACACCAATGAGAGGGTGAGACAGGTCACGTTCACGAGTGGAGGAAACGAATGTCTGACGACGACTTGAAGGGCCGTGCCGACGCGCTGCTGGCGCTGCACCGGCCCGGCGATCCGGTGATCCTGCCGACGGTGTGGGACGCGTGGTCCGCGCGGATGGCGGTTGCGGCCGGCTTCGCCGCACTCACCGTGGGCAGCCATCCGGTGGCCGACTCGGTCGGCAAGCCGGACAACGAGGGTATGACGTTCGACGATCTGATCACCCGGGTCGCACAGATCACCGCGGCGGTGGACGTGCCGATCTCGGTGGACATCGAGTCCGGGTACGCCGAGACGCCGGGGCGGCTGATCGAAGGACTGCTGTCCGTGGGCGCGGTCGGCCTCAACATCGAGGACACCGTGCACAGCGACGGCGGGCGGCTCCGCTCGTCCGCCGAGCATGCCGAACTCGTCGGCGGGTTGCGGTCGGCGGCCGACAGCGCCGGCGTGCACGTCGTGGTCAACGCCCGCACCGATCTGTTCCTGCGCCAGGACGGGGACGAAGCGGACCGCGTCGATCGGGCGATCGCCCGGCTCATCGAGGCCGCCGATGCCGGTGCCGACGTGCTGTACCCGGTCGGCCGCCACGATGCGGGCACCCTGAAACGCCTGTCCGACGAACTGCCGCTGCCGATCAACGCCATCGCGCTCCCGGATCAGGACGACCCCGCGTCGTTCGGCCCGCTCGGTGTCGGCCGGATCAGCTTCGGCCCGTTCTTCCAGGCGGCGTTGGCGGCGCGGGGCAAGGAGATTCTGGCGCGCTGGGCGTGACCGCGCGTCAGCGGTGAACGTCGCCGACGGTCACGTCGATCGCGACGTCGTGATCGTCGAAGCGGCCGACGACGTCCTCGACGATCGCCGCTGCGAGGGCGCGTACCCGCGCCGCGACCTCGCCGAGGTCGGCGCCGAAGCGGCCGCTCACCTCGATGCTCACGATGCGGAGGACATCCTCGTCGAGGGTGACGTCGATGCCGGACAGGGCGAGGTCGGTGTCCTCACCGAGTGCCCTGGCGATCGCCGCGCGCAGGGCCAGATCGCTGACCTGCAGCCGGCCCGGTGCGGATCCGGGGTCCGGATCGACGACCGTGATCGGCCAGCCGCCGCGAGGGGTGGCCCGCACGGCCGCGATCACCCGGTCCTGGACGGCTGACCAGCCGGGTTCGGGTGCCGCGCGCAGCACTCGGGACGCGCGGTTGACCACGTCGTAGTCGCCTATCGCCATCGTTGCAGCCTTTGTTGCAGTGTTGCGCGGGCTCGGTGGTGGTGTCCGCGCGCGCCGTCGGGGCTCAGGCTCAGGATCGTCGCGATCTGCGGGAAGGTCAATTCCTCCACCTCCCGCAGGGTCCACACAGCGCGCTGTCGAGGTGGCAGTTCGGTCAGCGCGTTCTCCAATGCGCCGAGGAACTCGGTGTTGGACGCCGCGGCGAAAGGATCGGACATCTTCGACGGGTCGGCCGGGTCGAGCAGGCGGTCGTCGAGCGGCACGGCGCGTTTGATGCGGTGCGAGTCGACGACCTTGCGCGCGCAGATCGCGAACAGCCAGGTTCGCGGACTGCTGTCGCCGCGGAAACGGTCGATCTGCCGCCACGCGGCCACGAAGGTCTCCTGCACGATGTCCTGAACTGCCGCGTCGTCGCGGGTCATCCGTCGCGCGTAGCGGTGAAGAGCAGGACCGTGGCGTCGGATGAGGGTTTCGAAGGCCACCCGGTCACCGGCGGCGGCCGCGGCGGCGAGCGCTCGATCGTCCACATCGGCAGGCTCGCTGTGCTCGTCGTGGGCCAGCATTCCCGATCGTTCCTCTCGGACCTGCGCCGGGCAGCGGCGCCCGCCACCGCGAGCCTAGCGCCACCCGGACCGCCGGTACCGGGTGTGGGCAGCAACACACTGCTTGCCGCGTTCGGTTTCGGGGGACTCCACCGACCAACTGGTGTGACAAGCCAAAAAGGAGCAGAAATGAGCAACACGCAAGCAACGGCACCGCAGACACCGTCGACGTCGGCGGTGGCGACCCATGAAGGCCCGCTGGCCACCAGCCACGGCAAGACGACGATCGCCGACACCGTGGTCTCGAAGATCGCCGGGCTGTCCGCGCGCGAGGTCAACGGGGTGCACGCTCTCGGTGGCAGCGCCAGCCGGGCAGTGGGAGCGCTGCGGGAGCGCATTCCGGGTGCGACGGTCAACCACGCCCAGGGCGTGTCGGTCGAGGTGGGCGAGAAGCAGGCCGCCATCGACATCGACATCGTCGCCGAGTACGGGGTGTCCATCGCGGACCTGGCGTCCGGCATCCGCCGCAACGTGATCGCGTCCATCGAGCGGATGACCGGTCTCGAGGTGGTCGAGGTGGACATCACCGTCCATGACGTCTACGTCGCCGACGAGGAGTCCGACGACGACACCGACAGCCGGCCCGCCAGGGTCGAGTAGTGACCGACGCAGAACCCGCCGACACCGTCGCGGCCATCGTCCGCGCGGTGCCCGGTGTGGCCGAACTGCACTCCGGGATGTTCGGTGAGGTGGGTACCTATCTACCGGGACGCAGGGTCCCCGGCATCCGTATCGGTGACCAGGGCGTCGACGTCCACATCACCGTGTGGCAGGGCGTGGCCGTGCGCGACACCGCGGCCGCGGTGCGAGCGGCGGTCGCGGCGAGCCGTCCCGGGGTCCCGGTCAACGTCACCGTCGAGGACGTCACACCGCAGCCCGACGGGCAGTGAGCGGTCAGACGGTGGCAGGCGAACGCGACGACCCGCTCCGGCGCAGCGCCCGGCGCACGGCGATCCGCCGGCATCACCCCGATGCCGGCGGATCCGCCGAGGACTTGATCGCTGCGCTCGCCGCCGCCGAACGCGCCACCACTGGATCGATCGAGGTGGTGCGGACCCGGCGCTCACACCTGCGCCGGATCAGGCTCAGGTTGGGTCGGCGGATTCGTCGCCGACGTTTTGTGACATTGCACGACAACACAATTCACGACAGCACCACAACTAATGGAGGATAGACATGACCACTGCAACCGCCGGCCTGTTGGCCGGACTGCTGCTGGGCGTTGCCGCGGCCGCCGGCGGGTTCACCGGATTCCTGCTGGCACTCGTGCTCGGCGCCATCGGCTACATCATCGGCGGCCACCGCGACGGTGAGTTCGATGCCACGAGCATCCTGCGAGGCCGGGGCCGTGGCTGACGAGGAGATCGCCGATGACGCGGGCTCCCGCGGAAGCCTGACGATCCGGGACAAAGCGGTGGAGCGGGTGGCCTTCGCCTCGGCTCTGGAGGCCGACGGCGTGGTGCGCTACAGCCACGGGATCGGGAAACTCACGGGCCGCGAGCTACCCCGCGCCGACGTCGTCGTCTCGGGCGACCATGTCCGAGCCAGCGTTGATGTCGCCGTCGAGTGGGGCAAGCCGCTGTCCGGCACCGCCGCCGAGGTGCGCCGCCGGGTGACCCATGGTCTGTCTGAACTCAGCGGCCTGACCGTCGACGGCGTCGATGTACACGTCCACAGCGTGGTTCCGCCCAATGAGGGCCGGGCACAGGGCATTTCACAGAGGACTTTGTTATGAGCACAGCAATGGACGTGACAGCCATGGAGACGACCGATGCGCCTTCGGTGCGCCCCGGCGCTCAGCCGTTGGCTCCCGCCGGAGCCAGCTACGCGGGCGCTGCGCTGGCTGTCATCGTGATCGCGCTGGGCGGCCTGGGAATCCGGGAGGCATTGGTCGCCGCAGGCTGGATCGGCGGACAGCGTTGGGTTGCCGACGCCGTCGGCGCGGTCGACGGTGCTGCGCCCGCCTCGTGGATGACCACTGCAGGTGTGGCCGTCGCTGTGCTGGGTGCGGTCCTGGTGCTGCTTGCGGTCAAGCCCCGTCGTCGTCGAGCGGTTGCGGTCGAATCGCAGACCGCGATCTACATCGACCTGAGCGACGTCGCCAGGATCGCCACCGCCGCAGCCGAATCGGTGGCCGGTGTCACCTCCGCCCGCAGCACCGCGACGCGGAAGAAGGTCACCGTCCGGTGCAGCGTGACCGGGTTCAGCGACTCGACGCTCGCCGAGAAAGTCGACAACGCCGTCAGCGCGGAGCTGGCGGGACTGCGTAACACGCCGCGCCTCAAGGTGCGGTTGGCGAAAGGAGGACGGTCATGACACGGGGAACCGTTGCGGTGGACCGAATCCTGGTCTTCCTGGCAGGTCTGGCCTTGATCGCGGCGGGGGTGGCCGCCTTCATGTGGTCCCGTGGCGACCTCGCCGCCGCACAACCGCTGCAGGTGGTGGCACCGGTGGGCGACGTGGAGTCGTCATGGTGGCCCTGGTCGGTCGGCGGCATCGGCCTGGTGCTGGTGCTCATGGGGTTGTGGTGGCTTTCGGCCCACCGGCGGACACCGCGGGTGCGCACCATCACCCTCGCCGATGACGGGCCGGACGAGGGCGCGCTGAGCGCCGACGCCGCATCGGTGGCCTCGGCCGCCGCCTCCGCACTCGCCCAGAATGCTCTGGTGCACAAGGCAAGTGCGCGGTCGAGTGTCGAAAAGGGCGAACCGACGATCACTCTCACCGCACACATCCCGCCGAGGCGCGCATTGCGTGCGGTCGGTGACGCCGCCGACGAGGTGGCCACGACCGCGGCGGCGATGCTGGGTGACGCGGTGGCCATCCGGACCAGGATCCGGGTGGACGGTCGCGGCCGATCCACCGCTGTGGTGTAGCACGGGCGCGGAGCTCACAGCCGGAAGTCGAGCGCGGTGAGCACACCGTGATGGGCGCTTCACACGAGGCGACATGGAGGCAATACGGACTCCCTAGCCTTCGGGCATGGCGTTGACATCGCACGTCGTGGTCGTCGGCCACGGCATGGTCGGTCACCGGTTCGTCGAGGCGCTGCGCTCACGCGACACCGAGGGGACCTGGCGGGTGACCGTGCTCGCAGAGGAGGCCGACGCGGCGTACGACCGCGTCGGCCTGACCGGCTACACCGAACACTGGGACCGGACCCGGCTGGCCCTGCCGGGCAACGACTATTCCGGTGACTCCCTGGTCGACGTCCGGCTCGGCGGCCGTGTCGCGGAGCTCGACCCGGCGGCCAAAGCGGTCACCACGTCCGACGGCACGCGGATCGACTACGACGCACTGGTGCTCGCGACGGGTTCGTACGCGTTCGTGCCGCCCGTGCCCGGGCGCGACCTGCCGTCCTGCCATGTGTACCGCACTCTCGATGACCTCGACGCGATCCGCGCCGACGCCGCGCGGGTGTGCCGGTCCAGTGCGACGCCGGTCGGCGTCGTGATCGGCGGCGGCCTGCTCGGCTTGGAGGCCGCCAACGCGCTGCGCGCCTTCGGCCTGCAACCGCACGTCGTCGAGATGGCGCCCCGGCTGATGGCGCAGCAACTCGACGAAGCGGGCGGCGCTCTGCTGGGCAGAATGGTCACCGAATTGGGCATCACCGTTCACGCCGGAGTCGGCACCGAGTCGATTCAGCCGGCCCAGCGCAATCGGCCGCTGCGACGGTCGGCCGACGACGACTCGATGCGGGTGACGTTGAGTGACGGCTCGTTCATCGACGCCGGACTCGTGGTCTTCGCTGCAGGCGTGCGCCCACGCGACGAGCTGGCCCGTGAGGCCGGCCTCGAGCTCGCTGACCGCGGCGGCGTACTGACCGACCGATCCTGCACCACAAGCGATTCCAGCGTCTACGCGATCGGGGAGGTCGCTGCGATCGACGGTCGGTGCTACGGCCTGGTGGGCCCCGGATACACCAGCGCCGAGGTCGTCGCGGACCGCCTACTGGGCGGGCAGGCCGAGTTCGGTGAGGCCGACATGTCCACCAAGCTCAAGTTGCTCGGTGTCGACGTCGCCAGCTTCGGCGACGCGATGGGTGCCACGGCGGAGTGCCTCGAGGTCGTCGTCAACGACGCCGTCAACCAGACCTACGCCAAGCTGGTGCTCTCCGACGACGCCAAGACGCTGCTCGGCGGCATCCTGGTCGGCGACGCCACGTCGTACGGGGTGTTGCGGCCGATGGTCGGAGAGTTGTTGCCCGGCGATCCGCTGGCACTGATCGCCCCGGCGGGGTCCGAGGGTGGCGGCTCCGGGCTCGGCGTCGGCGCGTTGCCTGCGGGCGCGCAGATCTGCTCCTGCAACAACGTCACGAAGGGCGACCTGACCGAGGCCATCGGCTCGGGCTGCTGCGACGTCGCCGAACTGAAGAAGTGCACGCTGGCCGGCACGTCGTGTGGCTCATGTGTGCCCCTGCTCAAGCAACTGCTCGAGGCCGAAGGAGTGGAACAGTCCAAGGCGCTGTGTGAACACTTCGGCCAGTCCCGGGCCGAGCTGTTCGAGATCGTCAGCGCGACCGACATCCGGACGTTCTCGGCGCTGATCGAGCGGTTCGGCACCGGCAGGGGCTGCGACATCTGCAAGCCGGTGGTGGCGTCGATCCTGGCGTCGACCAGTTCGGAGCACATCCTCGACGGCGAGCAGGCCTCCCTGCAGGACTCCAACGACCACTTCCTGGCCAACATCCAGAAGAACGGCAGCTACTCCATCGTGCCGCGGGTTCCTGGCGGTGACATCACGCCCGAACACCTCATCCTGATCGGTGAGATCGCCCGCGATTTCGACCTGTACACGAAGATCACCGGCGGTCAGCGCATCGACATGTTCGGCGCCAGGGTCGACCAATTGCCCGACATCTGGCGTCGGCTGGTCGACGGCGGGATGGAATCCGGGCACGCCTACGGCAAGGCGCTGCGCACCGTGAAGAGTTGTGTCGGCAGCGACTGGTGCCGCTACGGGCAACAGGATTCGGTGCAGATGGCCATCAACCTCGAGCTGCGTTACCGCGGGCTGCGGGCACCGCACAAGATCAAGATGGGGGTCTCCGGATGCGCCCGCGAATGCGCCGAGGCCCGCGGTAAGGATGTCGGGGTCATCGCGACCGAAACCGGCTGGAACCTGTATGTCGGCGGCAACGGCGGAGCGACGCCGCGGCACGCGGAACTGCTGGCCGGCGATCTCGACGACGACACCCTGGTGCGCTACATCGACCGGTTCCTGATGTTCTACGTCCGCACCGCAGATCGCCTGCAGCGCACCGCGCCCTGGGTGGAAGAACGGGGACTCGAGCACCTGCGCGAGGTGGTGTGCGACGACTCCCTGGGTCTGGCCGACGAGTTCGAGGCGGCGATCGCCCGGCATGTCGAGAACTACGCCTGCGAGTGGAAGGGCGTGCTCGAGGATCCGGACAAGCTGTCGAGGTTCGTGTCGTTCGTCAACGCGCCGGACATCCCCGATCCCACAGTCGAGTTCACGGAGCGGTCGGGCCGCAAGGTGCCGATCGGCATGCCGAAGGTCGGAGGGTAGCCCGCGATGACGCTGCTCGACGACATCCAGGTGTGGACCACTGCGTGCACCCTCGACTTCCTGCAGCCGTGCCGCGGAGTGGGGGTGCTGCTGCCCGGGGGCGTACAGGCCGCGCTGTTCCGACTCGACGACGGAACCCTGCACGCGATCGGCAACATCGACCCGTTCTCCGGGGCCGCGGTGATGTCGCGGGGCATCGTCGGCGACCGCGGCGGTCGGGCCACGGTGCAGTCGCCGCTGAAGAAGCAGGCTTTCGCCCTCGACGACGGCACCTGTCTCGACAACCCCGAGGTCTCGCTGCCCGTCTACGCGACGCGGATCACCCCCGACGGCGACGTGCAAATCGGCTCCTGACTGCCGCCGCGGAATAGCATTCCTGGCTGCGCTGCCAGCCTCAACCACGACCCGGAATGCTATTCCGCGGTCGAGAATTAGGGACTTTTGGCCCCTGACGGCAGCCGGGTGTGCCGAATACCGTCGTGGCCATGACCTACGTGATCGGTAGTGCGTGCGTGGACATCGTCGACAAGTCCTGCATGCAGGAATGCCCGGCCGACTGCATCTACGAGGGCGATCGGGCGATGTACATCAACCCCAACGAGTGCGTGGACTGCGGTGCCTGCCGCATCGCGTGCCGGGTGGACGCCATCTACTACGACGCCGACCTGCCCGATGAGGAGGCGCAGTTCCTCGAGGACAACGCCGCCTTCTTCACGCTGACGCTTCCGGGTCGTGATGCGCCATTGGGAGACCCGGGCGGCGCGCTGAAGGTGGGACGCGTCGGCGCCGACACCCCGCTGGTCGCGGCACTACCGCCGTCGACGACCCAACACCCCTAACCCTTCGCCGAAACTGTATTCCATGCGCGAAATGTCGCCTGAAGCCCGCGTGGAATACCGTTTCGGCGGGTGATGGCGCCGGGCACCCCGGCGCGGACGAATCGGTTGGTGATCAATCGCGCGACCCGGGGATGGGTGCCCAACGGGTCCGTGACCAGATCGGCGCCGCTGTCGCGCAATCGATCCTGGAACAGCCCCTCGGACAACAGGTATGACGCCACCACAACTCGGCCGCCCCGCGCGCGTGCCGCCGCGACCGCGTCGGCCACCCGCGGCTCACCGGTGGCGGCGAACGCCAGCTCGACCCGCGACCCGACCATCGCCGACAGCCAGGTCGCCGTCGTGTGCAGATCGCGCATCGCCGCCGGATCCGATGTCCCGGCGGCCGCGAGGATCACCGAATCGCCGGGGCGCCAGCCACATTCGATCAATCGATCGACGAGCACCCGGATCAGCTCAGGATCGGGACCCAGAGCCCGGGTGACGGTGACGTCGCGATGGCCACTGGCCTGCACGTGAGCCGGGATGTCGCTGGTGACGTGGTAGCCGTGGGCCAGAAAGGCCGGCACCAGCACGGTCGGCCGGTCCAGGGTCGCGGCGAGCAGCTCGCCGGGCGTCGGACCCAGGACGTCGACGAACGCGACGTGCACCGGTTGGTCCACCGCGTCGGAGACCGTCGCGGCGAGGTCGCCGATCAGGGACACCCCGCTCTGCTTGCGGGTGCCGTGCGCCACCAGCAGCAGGCTCATGACGCCTGGGCCTCGTCAACGGGGAGCCGGTAGCCGCGTTTGACCACTGTCGCCACCATCTTCTTGTCGCCCAACGCGGTTCGCAGCCGCAGCACCGCAGTCTCGACCGCGTGTGTGTCGGTGCCGCTGCCCGGCAGCGCCCGCAACAGGTCGGTACGCGACACCACCGCCCCGGGGTGCTGTGCCAGCGCCCGGATCGTCGCCATCGCCGCCGGCGACAGTGTCCTCACCGCGCCGTCGACCAGGACACACGTGCCGCGGATCTCCAGCAGGTGACCGGCAACCCGGATCGTGCGCGCCTGGAGCAGTGGCAGTTCGTCGGTGATGTGACGGGCCAGCGCGCCCAGTCGCATGCGCTCCGGTGCGGAGGTCGGCACCCCGACCCGCACCAGCGGGCGCGCGGTCACCGGACCCACACACATCGCGTGCACAGTGGTGCGAAGCGCCGCGAGCACCTCTGCCTCGATGCCCATCTCCGTGGCCCTCATCAGCACCGAGGCCACCGCGGGTGCCGAGGTGAAACTGACCGCGTCGAACTTCTGCTCGGCGATCCCGGCCACCAGTTGGTCGAACTCGCCGTTGCGTGGCGCCGAATGCCAGCGGTACACCCGGATCGGCACCACTTCTGCTCCGGCAGCCCGCAATTCGTCGAGGAACTCGGGGAACGGGTCCCAATCCGCGGTGGCTCCGTGCAGTTGCACGGCGATTCGCGCTCCGGCGATGCCGCCCTCGCGCAGGTAGTGCAGCACCTCGCGGGAGGACTCCGACTCCGGGGACCACTCCTCGGGTAGGCCTCCGGCACGCAGCGCGCCGGTGGCTTTCGGGCCGCGGGACACGATGCGGGCTTTGCTCAGCGCCGCGGTGAGCTCGGTGGCCAGGCCCCATCCGTCGGCGGCCGCGATCCAGCCGCGGAAGCCGATGCCGGTGGTGGCGACGACGATGTCCGGTGGAGAGTCGATCAGCGCCTGGGTGCGCTGGCGCAGCTCGTTGTCATCGGGCAGGGGCACCATCTCGATCGCCGCCGCGGCGGTGACGGTCGCGCCACGACGCTTCAGCAGCGCGCCCAGTTCCTCGGCGCGCCGCGCTGATGTCACCGCGACCCTGAATCCGGTGAGCGGCGACCAGTCCGGCTCACTCATGAGCTCTGTCTATTCAGGTCGTGTTTCGGCGCGATTAAGCAGCTGTTGCAACGGCATGTCACCCCCGCTCAGACGATGAACTTCCGCTCACCGCATCTGTGTTCTCGCTGTGAGCTCACCAGACGTCGCCGTCGCGCCAGTCGCATGCGATCGGGGCGCCCGGGTCGAGCGTCACGGCTGCCGGCAGTTCGGCGGGCAGCACCAGCAGCGACCCGTCGTCGTCGGGTGTGCGGGTGCGGCCATCCGGTGCCAGCACCGACGTCGGCCCCTCCCAGGGCAGCCATCCCCTGGCCGCGTACAGCGGCCTACCCAGGTCGCTCGCGCTGAGCGCACCGAGGTGGTAGCCGCCGCGAATGACCTGCTCGGCGGCATCCATCAGCGCCGCCCCGAGACCCTGACCGCGGTGGTCTTCGCGCACCGCGACGCCCTCGACGTAACCGCACCGCAGCGCGGTGTCGCCGTACAGAAGCCGACGCTGCACGACCGCCGCGTGCCCGATCAGGGCGCCACGCTGGCAGATCACCGCGTGCATTCCGCCGAGCGTGTGCTCCCAGTCGGCGTCGGTGAACGTGCCGTCGAACGCGTCGATGACCATCAATCGGGCATGTTCGCGAGTTTCGTCGTCGAGATCGGAGGTGTGGACGAGGCGGGCACGCACCCTTCCGGTCTACCAGCGCGGGCCGCGCCGCGGTACCTCCGGGTCAGTCCTCGAACGGCCGTCGGGGCCGCGACCAGTGCAACCGCACCGTCTGGCCGGGGCGGGCCTGGGCGAGCTCGTCGATGTCGTCGTCGACCACCACGCCGATCACCGGATAGCCCCCGGTCACCGGGTGGTCGGGGCCCAGGATGACCGGGAAACCGTTCGGTGGAACCTGGATGGCGCCGCGGGTCGCGCCCTCGCTGGGCAGTTGCCGGTCCGGCTGGCGGTACTCCAGCGGCATGCCCACGAGTCGGATGCCGACCCGGTCGCTGCGGTTGGTGACCTGCCAGTTGGTGCGCACCAGGATGTCCGGGTCGACGAACCAGTCGTCCCGCGGTCCGGGCACCACCATGAGCTCGAGCACGTCGTCGGCGATGGCGGCCACCGGCGCCTGGTCGAGTTCGGGGAAGTCGTCGG from Mycobacterium sp. DL includes:
- a CDS encoding fumarate reductase/succinate dehydrogenase flavoprotein subunit encodes the protein MASDEAQLERHEYDVVVIGAGGAGLRAVIEARERGLRVAVVTKSLFGKAHTVMAEGGCAAAMRNVNTKDSWQVHFGDTMRGGKFLNNWRMAELHAQEAPDRVWELETYGALFDRTKDGKISQRNFGGHTYPRLAHVGDRTGLEIIRTLQQKIVSLQQEDKRELGDYDARIRVFHECSITDLIKDGGKIAGAFGYYRETGKFVLFEAPAIVLATGGIGKSFKVSSNSWEYTGDGHALALRAGSGLINMEFIQFHPTGMVWPLSVKGILVTEGVRGDGGVLKNSEGKRFMFNYIPDVFKGQYAETEEEADQWLKDNDSARRTPDLLPRDEVARAINEEVKAGRGTPHGGVYLDIASRMPAEEIKRRLPSMYHQFIELAEVDITKDEMEVGPTCHYVMGGIEVDPDSGGAATPGLFAAGECSGGMHGSNRLGGNSLSDLLVFGRRAGLGASDYVRSLTDRPKVTDDHIQAATALALDPFEPKDNPENPYTLHAELQQSMNDLAGIIRKEEELEEALAKIDELKKRYANVVVEGGRIFNPGWHLAIDMRNMLLVSECVAKAALQRTESRGGHTRDDHPKLDAHWRNKLLVCRTVTDGAGTEAVVPEVTVTPEEQPVMRPDLLATFELSELEKYYTDDQIAEHPDRKG
- a CDS encoding isocitrate lyase/phosphoenolpyruvate mutase family protein → MSDDDLKGRADALLALHRPGDPVILPTVWDAWSARMAVAAGFAALTVGSHPVADSVGKPDNEGMTFDDLITRVAQITAAVDVPISVDIESGYAETPGRLIEGLLSVGAVGLNIEDTVHSDGGRLRSSAEHAELVGGLRSAADSAGVHVVVNARTDLFLRQDGDEADRVDRAIARLIEAADAGADVLYPVGRHDAGTLKRLSDELPLPINAIALPDQDDPASFGPLGVGRISFGPFFQAALAARGKEILARWA
- a CDS encoding sigma-70 family RNA polymerase sigma factor, producing MLAHDEHSEPADVDDRALAAAAAAGDRVAFETLIRRHGPALHRYARRMTRDDAAVQDIVQETFVAAWRQIDRFRGDSSPRTWLFAICARKVVDSHRIKRAVPLDDRLLDPADPSKMSDPFAAASNTEFLGALENALTELPPRQRAVWTLREVEELTFPQIATILSLSPDGARGHHHRARATLQQRLQRWR
- a CDS encoding Asp23/Gls24 family envelope stress response protein; translation: MSNTQATAPQTPSTSAVATHEGPLATSHGKTTIADTVVSKIAGLSAREVNGVHALGGSASRAVGALRERIPGATVNHAQGVSVEVGEKQAAIDIDIVAEYGVSIADLASGIRRNVIASIERMTGLEVVEVDITVHDVYVADEESDDDTDSRPARVE
- a CDS encoding Asp23/Gls24 family envelope stress response protein; this encodes MPRASCEAGAVADEEIADDAGSRGSLTIRDKAVERVAFASALEADGVVRYSHGIGKLTGRELPRADVVVSGDHVRASVDVAVEWGKPLSGTAAEVRRRVTHGLSELSGLTVDGVDVHVHSVVPPNEGRAQGISQRTLL
- a CDS encoding DUF6286 domain-containing protein, producing MSTAMDVTAMETTDAPSVRPGAQPLAPAGASYAGAALAVIVIALGGLGIREALVAAGWIGGQRWVADAVGAVDGAAPASWMTTAGVAVAVLGAVLVLLAVKPRRRRAVAVESQTAIYIDLSDVARIATAAAESVAGVTSARSTATRKKVTVRCSVTGFSDSTLAEKVDNAVSAELAGLRNTPRLKVRLAKGGRS